A single genomic interval of Mycolicibacterium holsaticum DSM 44478 = JCM 12374 harbors:
- a CDS encoding flavin-containing monooxygenase: MTDPTAARPGVDVGARRRRGGDGEVSAPDYDTVIVGAGFSGIGAAITLDKAAMADYLVLEAGDGPGGTWYWNTYPGIAVDIPSFSYQFSFEQSADWTRSYAPGHELKAYAEHCVDKYGLRSRIRFNTKVLSADFDDETHMWHIRTDPGGVVTARFLINACGVLVTPNLPDIDGVDSFSGVTMHTARWDHDLDLTGKRVAVIGTGASAVQVIPEIAPIVERLTVFQRTPIWCFPKFDVPLTPLARRLMRLPGGHSVQRLFSQAYVELTFTLPAQYFTLNPMAKRMAKFGEAYLRRKVHDPRVRDKLTPRYAVGCKRPGFHNTYLSTYNRDNVELVTEPIDKITGSGVATADGQTRDVDVLILATGFKVMDPDSVPTYAVTGSGGRSLSGYWNEQRLQAYEGVSAPGFPNFFTVFGPYGYVGSSYFALIEAQTHHIVRCLTHARRNHATRVEVKQEANDRYFAEMMRKRHRQIFWQDSCKLANSYYFDPNGDVPLRSATTLQAQWRSRRFPIDDYAFT, from the coding sequence ATGACCGATCCCACGGCAGCGCGGCCGGGTGTCGACGTCGGCGCACGGCGACGTCGCGGTGGTGATGGCGAGGTGAGCGCGCCCGACTACGACACCGTCATCGTCGGCGCCGGGTTTTCCGGCATCGGCGCGGCGATCACCCTGGACAAGGCCGCAATGGCCGACTATCTCGTACTCGAAGCGGGCGACGGTCCCGGCGGCACCTGGTACTGGAACACCTATCCCGGTATCGCCGTGGATATTCCGTCGTTCTCCTACCAGTTCTCCTTCGAGCAGAGCGCAGACTGGACGCGCAGCTACGCGCCGGGGCACGAACTGAAGGCCTACGCCGAACACTGCGTCGACAAGTACGGGCTGCGCTCCCGGATCCGGTTCAACACCAAGGTGTTGTCCGCGGACTTCGACGACGAAACCCATATGTGGCACATCCGTACCGATCCCGGCGGGGTGGTGACCGCCCGGTTCCTGATCAACGCCTGCGGTGTGCTGGTCACACCGAACCTCCCCGACATCGACGGTGTCGACTCGTTCAGCGGCGTCACCATGCACACCGCGCGCTGGGACCACGACCTGGACCTGACCGGTAAGCGCGTCGCGGTTATCGGCACCGGCGCATCGGCGGTCCAGGTGATCCCGGAGATTGCGCCGATCGTGGAGCGGCTCACCGTTTTTCAGCGCACGCCGATCTGGTGCTTTCCGAAGTTCGACGTGCCGCTCACGCCTCTCGCGCGTCGGTTGATGAGGCTGCCCGGCGGTCACAGCGTGCAGCGGTTGTTCAGCCAGGCCTACGTCGAACTCACGTTCACGCTGCCCGCGCAATACTTCACGCTGAACCCGATGGCCAAGCGGATGGCGAAGTTCGGCGAGGCGTATCTGCGCAGAAAGGTTCACGACCCGCGGGTGCGCGACAAGCTGACGCCGCGCTACGCGGTGGGCTGCAAGCGACCCGGTTTCCACAACACCTACCTGTCGACGTACAACCGCGACAACGTCGAGTTGGTCACCGAACCGATCGACAAGATCACCGGCTCGGGGGTGGCCACGGCCGACGGGCAGACCCGCGATGTCGACGTGCTCATCCTGGCGACCGGCTTCAAGGTGATGGATCCCGACAGCGTGCCGACCTATGCGGTCACCGGGTCGGGCGGACGATCGCTCAGCGGGTACTGGAACGAGCAGCGCCTGCAGGCCTACGAAGGCGTCAGCGCGCCCGGGTTCCCGAACTTCTTCACCGTGTTCGGGCCCTACGGGTACGTGGGTAGCTCCTACTTCGCGCTGATCGAGGCCCAGACCCACCACATCGTGCGCTGCCTGACCCATGCCCGGCGTAACCACGCCACGCGCGTGGAGGTCAAGCAGGAGGCCAACGACCGCTACTTCGCCGAGATGATGCGCAAGCGGCACCGGCAGATCTTCTGGCAGGACAGCTGCAAACTCGCCAACAGCTACTACTTCGACCCCAACGGCGACGTGCCGCTACGGTCGGCGACCACGCTGCAGGCGCAGTGGCGCAGCCGCCGCTTCCCGATCGACGACTACGCATTCACGTGA
- the metK gene encoding methionine adenosyltransferase gives MSQARLFTSESVTEGHPDKICDAISDSVLDALLADDPKSRVAVETLVTTGQVHVVGEVTTAAREAFANITNTVRERILEIGYDSSEKGFDGETCGVNIGIGAQSPDIAQGVDTAHETRVEGAGDPLDSQGAGDQGLMFGYAIRDTPELMPLPIALAHRLSRRLTEVRKSGVLDYLRPDGKTQVTVQYDGTTPVRLDTVVLSTQHAAGIDLDATLTPDIREKVVNTVLADLDHSTMDTSDFRLLVNPTGKFVLGGPMGDAGLTGRKIIVDTYGGWARHGGGAFSGKDPSKVDRSAAYAMRWVAKNVVAAGLAERVEVQVAYAIGKAAPVGLFVETFGSETVDPARIEKAITSVFDLRPGAIVRDLDLLRPIYAQTAAYGHFGRTDVELPWEQLNKVDELKASV, from the coding sequence GTGAGCCAAGCTCGGCTGTTTACCAGTGAGTCGGTAACCGAGGGCCATCCCGACAAGATCTGTGACGCCATCAGCGACTCGGTGCTCGACGCGTTGCTCGCCGACGATCCCAAATCCCGTGTCGCGGTGGAGACACTGGTCACGACCGGACAGGTGCACGTGGTCGGCGAGGTGACGACGGCGGCCAGGGAAGCGTTCGCCAATATCACCAACACCGTGCGTGAGCGCATCCTCGAGATCGGCTACGACTCATCGGAGAAGGGCTTCGACGGGGAGACCTGCGGCGTCAACATCGGCATCGGCGCGCAGTCACCCGACATCGCCCAGGGTGTCGACACCGCCCACGAGACCCGCGTCGAGGGTGCAGGCGATCCGCTGGACTCCCAGGGCGCCGGCGACCAGGGGCTGATGTTCGGCTACGCGATCCGCGACACCCCCGAGCTGATGCCGCTGCCCATCGCGCTCGCGCACCGGTTGTCGCGCCGGCTGACCGAGGTCCGCAAGAGCGGGGTGCTGGACTACCTGCGCCCCGACGGCAAGACCCAGGTCACCGTCCAGTACGACGGCACCACCCCGGTGCGCCTGGACACCGTGGTGCTCTCCACGCAGCACGCCGCGGGCATCGACCTGGACGCGACGCTGACACCAGACATCCGCGAGAAGGTCGTCAACACCGTGCTGGCCGACCTCGACCACAGCACGATGGACACCTCCGACTTCCGGCTGCTGGTGAACCCGACCGGCAAGTTCGTGCTCGGCGGGCCGATGGGCGACGCCGGGTTGACCGGCCGAAAGATCATCGTCGACACCTACGGCGGCTGGGCCCGCCACGGCGGCGGCGCGTTCTCCGGCAAGGATCCGTCCAAGGTGGACCGCTCCGCGGCGTACGCGATGCGCTGGGTGGCAAAGAACGTGGTCGCCGCGGGCCTGGCCGAACGCGTCGAGGTGCAGGTCGCCTATGCGATCGGCAAGGCCGCGCCGGTCGGGTTGTTCGTCGAGACCTTCGGCAGCGAGACGGTCGACCCGGCACGCATCGAGAAGGCCATCACCTCGGTGTTCGACCTGCGGCCCGGCGCGATCGTGCGCGATCTGGACCTGCTGCGCCCGATCTACGCGCAGACCGCCGCCTACGGCCACTTCGGCCGCACTGACGTCGAGTTGCCGTGGGAGCAGCTCAACAAGGTCGACGAGCTCAAGGCATCGGTCTAA
- the coaBC gene encoding bifunctional phosphopantothenoylcysteine decarboxylase/phosphopantothenate--cysteine ligase CoaBC — MEPKRIIVGVAGGIAAYKAATVVRQLTEAGHSVRVIPTESALRFVGAATFEALSGNPVHTGVWDDVHEVPHVRLGQEADLVVVAPATADLLARAVTGRADDLLTATLLTARCPVLLAPAMHTEMWFHPATVDNVATLRRRGAVVLEPASGRLTGADTGAGRLPEAEEITTFAQLLLARTDALPYDLAGVKALVTAGGTREPIDPVRFIGNRSSGKQGYAVARVMAQRGAEVTLIAGNTAGLIDPAGVEVVHIGSAAQLKDAVSKHAPDAHVLVMAAAVADFRPVTQATSKIKKGPESQGEPVIELTRTDDVLTGAVRARADGQLPNMRAIVGFAAETGDANGDVLFHARAKLARKGCDLLVVNAVGENRAFEVDNNDGWLLAADGTESALEHGPKTLMASRIADAIASFLGSGKG; from the coding sequence ATGGAGCCCAAGCGGATCATCGTCGGCGTCGCCGGTGGCATCGCCGCTTACAAGGCGGCAACCGTGGTCCGCCAACTCACCGAAGCCGGACACTCCGTCCGCGTCATCCCGACCGAGTCCGCGCTGCGGTTCGTCGGCGCCGCGACGTTCGAGGCGCTGTCGGGCAACCCGGTGCACACCGGCGTCTGGGACGACGTGCACGAGGTGCCGCACGTGCGGCTCGGCCAGGAGGCCGACCTGGTCGTCGTCGCCCCCGCCACCGCCGACCTGCTGGCCCGCGCGGTCACCGGGCGGGCCGACGATCTGCTGACCGCGACGCTGCTCACCGCGCGATGTCCGGTGCTGCTGGCCCCGGCCATGCACACCGAGATGTGGTTTCACCCCGCCACCGTCGACAACGTCGCGACGTTGCGTCGCCGCGGCGCGGTGGTGCTGGAACCCGCGTCGGGACGGCTCACCGGCGCCGACACCGGTGCGGGACGGCTGCCCGAGGCCGAGGAGATCACCACCTTCGCGCAGCTGCTGCTGGCCCGCACCGACGCGCTGCCCTATGACCTGGCCGGCGTCAAAGCCCTGGTCACCGCCGGCGGTACCCGCGAGCCGATCGATCCGGTGCGGTTCATCGGCAACCGCAGCTCGGGTAAGCAGGGCTACGCCGTGGCGCGGGTGATGGCCCAGCGCGGCGCGGAGGTCACGCTGATCGCGGGCAACACCGCGGGGCTGATCGACCCGGCGGGCGTCGAGGTCGTGCACATCGGTTCGGCCGCCCAGCTCAAAGACGCCGTGTCCAAGCACGCGCCCGATGCGCACGTGCTGGTGATGGCGGCCGCCGTCGCCGACTTCCGGCCGGTCACCCAGGCCACCAGCAAGATCAAAAAGGGACCGGAGAGCCAGGGCGAGCCGGTCATCGAGCTGACCCGCACCGACGACGTGCTGACCGGTGCGGTGCGCGCCCGCGCCGACGGCCAGCTGCCCAACATGCGGGCCATCGTCGGGTTCGCCGCCGAGACCGGAGACGCCAACGGCGACGTGCTCTTTCACGCCAGGGCCAAGCTGGCGCGCAAGGGCTGTGATCTGCTCGTCGTCAACGCCGTCGGCGAGAATCGGGCGTTCGAGGTGGACAACAACGACGGCTGGCTGCTCGCCGCCGACGGCACGGAGTCCGCGCTGGAACACGGCCCGAAAACCCTGATGGCCAGCCGGATCGCCGATGCGATCGCATCGTTCCTCGGGAGCGGCAAGGGGTAG
- the rpoZ gene encoding DNA-directed RNA polymerase subunit omega, whose product MNASAGAYDTPLGITNPPIDELLERASSKYALVIYAAKRARQINDYYNQLGDGILEYVGPLVEPGLQEKPLSIALREIHADLLEHTEGE is encoded by the coding sequence ATGAACGCCTCAGCCGGCGCCTACGACACGCCGCTCGGCATCACCAACCCGCCGATCGACGAGTTGCTGGAGCGCGCATCGAGCAAGTACGCCCTGGTCATCTACGCCGCCAAGCGCGCACGCCAGATCAACGACTACTACAACCAGCTCGGCGACGGCATCCTCGAGTACGTCGGGCCGCTGGTCGAGCCCGGACTCCAGGAGAAGCCGCTGTCGATCGCGCTGCGCGAGATCCACGCCGACCTGCTCGAGCACACCGAAGGCGAGTAG
- the gmk gene encoding guanylate kinase, with translation MSAGRGAGRVVVLSGPSAVGKTTLVRCLRERIPDLYFSVSVTTRAPRPGEVDGVDYSFVSDEQFAQLIAGGALLEWAEIHGGLHRSGTPAQPVYEAAAAGHPVLIEVDLAGARSVKQAMPEALTVFIAPPDWATLKSRLTGRGTETAEVMDRRLATAKAELAAQDEFDTVVVNSQLESACAELVSLLVAHD, from the coding sequence TTGAGCGCCGGCCGAGGGGCCGGCCGGGTAGTAGTGCTGTCCGGTCCCTCTGCCGTCGGGAAAACGACGCTCGTGCGCTGTCTGCGCGAACGCATTCCCGACCTGTATTTCAGCGTGTCCGTCACGACAAGGGCGCCCCGCCCGGGCGAGGTCGACGGCGTCGACTACTCGTTTGTGTCCGATGAGCAGTTTGCGCAGCTCATCGCCGGTGGAGCCCTGCTGGAGTGGGCCGAAATCCACGGTGGTTTGCATCGCTCCGGCACCCCCGCGCAGCCCGTGTACGAGGCCGCCGCGGCCGGTCATCCGGTACTCATCGAGGTGGATCTGGCCGGGGCGAGGTCGGTTAAGCAGGCGATGCCCGAGGCCCTCACGGTGTTCATCGCGCCGCCCGACTGGGCGACGCTAAAGAGCCGGTTGACCGGCCGGGGCACCGAAACCGCCGAGGTGATGGACCGCCGCCTGGCGACCGCGAAGGCCGAATTGGCCGCCCAGGACGAGTTCGACACGGTCGTGGTGAACAGCCAATTGGAATCGGCCTGCGCTGAATTGGTATCCTTGCTGGTGGCCCACGACTGA
- the mihF gene encoding integration host factor, actinobacterial type: MALPQLTDEQRAAALEKAAAARRIRAELKDRLKRGGTNLKQVLKDAETDEVLGKMKVSALLEALPKVGKVKAQEIMTELEIAPTRRLRGLGDRQRKALLEKFDQ, translated from the coding sequence GTGGCCCTTCCCCAGTTGACCGACGAACAGCGCGCGGCCGCGTTGGAGAAGGCTGCCGCCGCACGTCGAATCCGGGCTGAACTCAAGGATCGGCTCAAGCGCGGTGGCACCAACCTCAAGCAGGTGCTCAAGGATGCCGAGACCGATGAGGTACTCGGCAAGATGAAGGTTTCCGCGCTGCTGGAAGCCCTGCCCAAGGTCGGCAAGGTCAAGGCGCAGGAAATCATGACCGAGCTCGAAATCGCCCCCACCCGCCGTCTGCGCGGCCTGGGCGATCGTCAGCGCAAGGCGCTGCTGGAAAAGTTCGACCAGTAG
- the pyrF gene encoding orotidine-5'-phosphate decarboxylase, with protein MSGFGRRLADAVSTRGPLCLGIDPHPELLRAWDLSVDADGLRRFCDICVAAFTGFAVVKPQVAFFETYGAAGYTVLEHTIAALREANVLVLADAKRGDIGSTMAAYAQAWVGDSPLAADAVTASPYLGFASLQPLLDTALAHGRGVFVLAATSNPEGQTVQRAVAGGRTVAQSIVDAAAELNRAGAPEPGAVGVVVGATLTDPPDVSALAGPVLVPGVGAQGGRPDALGGLGGAKPGQLLPAVSREVLWAGPGVAALRSAADAVRDAVAYLA; from the coding sequence GTGAGCGGATTCGGTCGGCGGCTGGCCGACGCGGTGTCGACCCGCGGACCGCTGTGCCTTGGCATCGATCCGCATCCCGAACTGCTGCGGGCGTGGGACCTTTCGGTCGACGCCGACGGACTGCGCAGGTTCTGCGACATCTGCGTGGCGGCGTTCACCGGGTTCGCGGTGGTCAAGCCGCAGGTGGCGTTCTTCGAGACCTACGGTGCGGCAGGCTATACCGTGCTCGAACACACGATCGCGGCGCTGCGCGAGGCGAACGTGCTGGTGCTCGCCGACGCCAAACGCGGGGACATCGGCTCCACCATGGCCGCCTACGCCCAGGCGTGGGTGGGGGATTCGCCGCTGGCGGCCGACGCCGTCACCGCGTCGCCGTATCTGGGCTTCGCCTCGCTGCAGCCGCTGCTGGACACGGCCCTGGCCCACGGGCGCGGGGTGTTCGTGCTGGCCGCCACCTCCAACCCCGAAGGACAAACGGTGCAGCGCGCGGTCGCGGGCGGGCGGACCGTCGCGCAGTCGATCGTCGACGCCGCCGCCGAACTGAACCGCGCGGGCGCCCCCGAACCCGGCGCCGTCGGCGTCGTCGTCGGCGCCACGCTGACCGATCCGCCCGACGTCAGCGCGCTGGCCGGACCCGTGCTCGTACCCGGCGTCGGCGCCCAGGGTGGGCGCCCCGATGCGCTGGGCGGACTCGGGGGAGCAAAGCCGGGCCAGTTGCTGCCCGCCGTGTCGCGGGAGGTGCTGTGGGCCGGGCCCGGTGTCGCCGCGCTGCGCTCGGCCGCCGATGCGGTGCGCGATGCGGTGGCGTATCTGGCCTGA
- the carB gene encoding carbamoyl-phosphate synthase large subunit yields the protein MPKRTDLNHVLVIGSGPIVIGQACEFDYSGTQACRVLKAEGLQVSLVNSNPATIMTDPEFADQTYVEPITASFVERVLAQQAERGNKIDALLATLGGQTALNTAVALYENGALERYGVELIGADFEAIQRGEDRQRFKDIVAKVGGESARSRVCFTMDEVRETVAELGLPVVVRPSFTMGGLGSGMAYSAEDVDRMAGHGLASSPSANVLIEESIFGWKEYELELMRDGNDNVVVVCSIENVDPMGVHTGDSVTVAPAMTLTDREYQTMRDLGIAILREVGVDTGGCNIQFAVNPTDGRLIVIEMNPRVSRSSALASKATGFPIAKIAAKLAIGYTLDEIVNDITKETPACFEPTLDYVVVKAPRFAFEKFPGADGTLTTTMKSVGEAMSLGRNFIESLGKVMRSLETTRAGFWTGPDPDLTVDELLQNLRTPTDGRLYDIEHALRLGATVEQVSEASGVDPWFVEQIAGLVTLRAEIVDAPVLDADLLRRGKYHGLSDRQIAALRPELAGEVGVRSLRERLGIHPVYKTVDTCAAEFEAQTPYHYSSYELDPAAETEVAPQTDRPKVLILGSGPNRIGQGIEFDYSCVHAATTLSAAGFETVMINCNPETVSTDYDTADRLYFEPLTFEDVLEIYYAEQQSGRGGPGVVGVIVQLGGQTPLGLADRLERAGVPIVGTSPSAIDLAEDRGAFGEVLTNAGLPAPKFGTATSFEQARRIAADIGYPVLVRPSYVLGGRGMEIVYDDETLHGYITRATQLSPEHPVLVDRFLEDAIEIDVDALCDGTEVYIGGVMEHIEEAGIHSGDSACALPPVTLGRSDIESVRRATEAIAHGIGVVGLLNVQYALKDDVLYVLEANPRASRTVPFVSKATAVPLAKACARIMLGATIAQLRGEGLLAKTGDGASFSANGANTPVAVKEAVLPFHRFRGADGAQIDNLLGPEMKSTGEVMGIDRDFGSAFAKSQTAAYGSLPTEGTVFVSVANRDKRSLVFPVKRLADLGFRVLATEGTAEMLRRNGIPCDEVRKHFQEPTADGPKMSAVDAIKAGEVDMVINTPYGNSGPRVDGYEIRSAAVSNNIPCVTTVQGASAAVQGIEAAIRGEIDVMSLQELHSTLGT from the coding sequence ATGCCTAAGCGCACCGACCTCAACCACGTGCTGGTGATCGGGTCGGGGCCGATCGTGATCGGCCAGGCCTGCGAGTTCGACTACTCCGGCACCCAGGCCTGCCGCGTGCTCAAAGCCGAAGGGCTGCAGGTCAGCCTGGTCAACTCCAATCCCGCGACGATCATGACCGATCCGGAGTTCGCCGACCAGACCTACGTCGAACCGATCACCGCCTCGTTCGTCGAACGCGTCCTCGCGCAGCAGGCCGAGCGCGGAAACAAGATCGACGCGCTGCTGGCCACCCTCGGCGGGCAGACCGCGCTCAACACCGCTGTTGCGCTCTACGAGAACGGGGCGCTGGAACGCTACGGCGTCGAGCTCATCGGCGCCGACTTCGAGGCGATCCAACGCGGTGAGGACCGGCAGCGGTTCAAGGACATCGTCGCCAAGGTCGGCGGCGAATCGGCGCGCTCGCGCGTGTGTTTCACGATGGATGAGGTCAGGGAGACCGTCGCCGAGCTGGGCCTGCCGGTCGTCGTGCGGCCCTCGTTCACCATGGGTGGGCTGGGCTCGGGCATGGCCTACTCCGCCGAGGACGTCGACCGGATGGCCGGCCACGGCCTGGCCTCCTCGCCCAGCGCCAACGTGCTCATCGAGGAATCGATCTTCGGGTGGAAGGAATACGAGCTCGAGCTGATGCGCGACGGCAACGACAACGTCGTCGTGGTGTGCTCGATCGAGAACGTCGACCCGATGGGTGTGCACACCGGGGACTCGGTCACCGTCGCGCCGGCGATGACGCTGACCGACCGCGAGTACCAGACGATGCGCGATCTGGGCATCGCGATCCTGCGCGAGGTGGGCGTCGACACCGGCGGCTGCAACATCCAGTTCGCCGTCAACCCGACCGACGGCCGGCTCATCGTCATCGAGATGAACCCGCGGGTGTCGCGGTCGTCTGCGCTGGCGTCCAAGGCCACCGGGTTCCCGATCGCCAAGATCGCCGCCAAGCTGGCCATCGGCTACACGCTCGACGAGATCGTCAACGACATCACCAAGGAGACCCCGGCCTGCTTCGAGCCGACGCTGGACTACGTCGTGGTCAAGGCGCCCCGGTTCGCGTTCGAGAAGTTCCCCGGCGCCGACGGCACGCTGACCACCACGATGAAATCCGTCGGCGAGGCGATGTCGTTGGGCCGCAACTTCATCGAGTCGCTCGGCAAGGTGATGCGCTCGCTGGAGACCACCAGGGCCGGGTTCTGGACCGGGCCGGACCCCGACCTCACCGTCGACGAACTGCTGCAGAACCTCAGGACACCCACCGACGGACGGCTCTACGACATCGAGCACGCACTGCGACTCGGCGCCACCGTCGAGCAGGTGTCGGAGGCCTCCGGCGTCGACCCGTGGTTCGTCGAGCAGATCGCCGGGCTGGTGACGTTGCGCGCCGAGATCGTCGACGCCCCGGTGCTGGACGCCGACCTGCTGCGGCGCGGCAAATACCACGGCCTTTCCGATCGCCAGATCGCCGCGCTGCGACCGGAACTGGCCGGCGAGGTCGGGGTGCGGTCGTTGCGTGAACGCCTGGGCATCCATCCCGTCTACAAGACGGTCGACACCTGCGCGGCCGAGTTCGAAGCCCAAACGCCCTACCACTACAGCAGTTACGAACTCGACCCGGCCGCCGAGACCGAGGTGGCGCCGCAGACCGACAGGCCCAAGGTGCTCATTCTCGGGTCGGGCCCCAACCGCATCGGCCAAGGCATCGAGTTCGACTACAGCTGCGTGCACGCCGCCACCACCCTGAGCGCCGCCGGTTTCGAGACCGTGATGATCAACTGCAATCCCGAGACGGTGTCCACCGACTACGACACCGCCGACCGGCTTTACTTCGAACCGCTGACGTTCGAGGACGTACTCGAGATCTACTACGCCGAACAGCAATCCGGGCGCGGCGGTCCCGGCGTCGTCGGCGTCATCGTGCAACTGGGTGGGCAGACCCCGCTCGGCCTCGCCGACCGGCTGGAACGGGCCGGTGTGCCGATCGTCGGCACCAGCCCCAGCGCCATCGACCTCGCCGAGGACCGCGGCGCCTTCGGCGAGGTGCTGACCAACGCCGGCCTGCCCGCCCCGAAGTTCGGCACCGCGACCAGCTTCGAACAGGCCCGTCGGATCGCCGCCGACATCGGCTACCCGGTGCTGGTGCGGCCCTCCTACGTGCTGGGCGGCCGCGGGATGGAGATCGTCTACGACGACGAAACCCTGCACGGCTACATCACCCGCGCCACCCAACTCTCACCCGAGCATCCCGTGCTCGTCGACCGGTTCCTCGAGGACGCCATCGAAATCGACGTCGACGCGCTGTGCGACGGCACCGAGGTGTATATCGGCGGCGTCATGGAGCACATCGAGGAAGCCGGCATCCACTCCGGCGATTCGGCGTGTGCGCTGCCGCCGGTGACGTTGGGCCGCAGCGACATCGAATCGGTGCGCCGCGCCACCGAGGCCATTGCGCACGGCATCGGCGTCGTCGGGCTGCTCAACGTGCAGTACGCGCTCAAGGATGACGTGCTCTACGTGCTGGAGGCCAACCCGCGCGCCAGCCGCACGGTGCCGTTCGTCTCGAAGGCCACGGCGGTGCCGTTGGCGAAAGCGTGCGCGCGGATCATGCTCGGCGCCACCATCGCCCAGCTGCGCGGCGAGGGTCTGCTGGCCAAAACCGGCGACGGCGCCTCGTTCTCGGCGAACGGGGCCAACACACCGGTCGCCGTCAAGGAGGCCGTGCTGCCGTTCCACCGGTTCCGCGGGGCCGACGGTGCGCAGATCGACAACCTGCTTGGCCCGGAGATGAAATCCACCGGCGAGGTGATGGGCATCGACCGCGACTTCGGCAGCGCGTTCGCCAAGAGCCAGACCGCCGCCTACGGTTCACTGCCCACCGAGGGCACCGTGTTCGTCTCGGTGGCCAACCGGGACAAGCGTTCGCTGGTGTTCCCGGTCAAACGGCTCGCCGACCTGGGGTTCCGGGTGCTGGCCACCGAAGGCACCGCGGAAATGCTGCGCCGCAACGGTATTCCGTGCGACGAGGTGCGCAAGCACTTCCAGGAGCCGACGGCTGACGGGCCGAAGATGTCGGCGGTGGACGCCATCAAGGCCGGTGAGGTCGACATGGTCATCAACACCCCGTACGGCAACTCCGGGCCGCGCGTCGACGGCTACGAGATCCGGTCGGCCGCGGTGTCGAACAACATTCCGTGCGTGACGACGGTGCAGGGCGCATCGGCGGCGGTGCAAGGCATCGAGGCGGCCATCCGCGGCGAGATCGACGTGATGTCGCTGCAGGAACTGCACAGCACGCTGGGCACGTGA
- the carA gene encoding glutamine-hydrolyzing carbamoyl-phosphate synthase small subunit produces MNSKAVLVLEDGRVFTGTAYGAVGQTLGEAVFNTGMSGYQETLTDPSYHRQIVVATAPQIGNTGWNHQDAESRDDKIWVAGYAVRDPSPRASNWRATGTLEDELVRQDIVGVANIDTRAVVRHLRSRGSMKAGVFSGAALAEVDELVTRVQAQPSMLGADLADEVSTDTAYVVEPEGPARFTVVAVDLGIKTNTPRSFARRGIRTHVLPSTATFEQITDLKADGVFLSNGPGDPATADHIVGVTREALGAGIPLFGICFGNQILGRALGRSTYKMVFGHRGINIPVIDHATGRVAVTAQNHGFALEGEAGERFDTPFGTAIVSHTCANDGVVEGVKLLDGKAFSVQYHPEAAAGPHDANYLFDQFVDLMAGENQ; encoded by the coding sequence ATGAATTCCAAGGCGGTACTGGTGCTCGAGGACGGCCGCGTCTTCACCGGCACCGCGTACGGCGCCGTCGGCCAGACGCTGGGCGAGGCGGTGTTCAACACCGGGATGTCCGGCTACCAGGAGACCCTGACCGATCCGAGCTACCACCGCCAGATCGTGGTCGCCACCGCACCGCAGATCGGCAACACCGGCTGGAACCACCAGGACGCCGAGAGCCGCGACGACAAGATCTGGGTGGCCGGCTACGCGGTCCGTGACCCGTCTCCGCGCGCGTCGAACTGGCGCGCCACCGGAACGCTGGAAGACGAACTCGTGCGTCAGGACATTGTCGGCGTCGCGAACATCGACACCCGCGCCGTGGTGCGCCACCTGCGCAGCCGCGGCTCGATGAAGGCCGGCGTGTTCTCCGGTGCCGCCCTCGCCGAGGTCGACGAGTTGGTGACCCGCGTGCAGGCGCAGCCGTCGATGCTGGGCGCCGATCTGGCCGACGAGGTCAGCACCGACACCGCCTACGTGGTGGAACCCGAAGGGCCAGCACGGTTTACCGTCGTCGCCGTCGACCTCGGTATCAAGACCAACACCCCGCGCAGTTTCGCCCGCCGCGGCATTCGAACCCACGTGCTGCCGTCGACAGCCACGTTCGAGCAGATCACCGACCTGAAAGCCGACGGCGTTTTCCTGTCCAACGGGCCCGGCGACCCGGCCACCGCCGACCACATCGTCGGCGTAACCCGCGAGGCGCTCGGTGCCGGGATCCCGCTGTTCGGCATCTGCTTCGGCAACCAGATCCTCGGCCGGGCGCTGGGTCGCTCGACGTACAAGATGGTGTTCGGGCACCGCGGCATCAACATCCCGGTTATCGACCACGCCACCGGGCGGGTCGCGGTGACCGCGCAGAACCACGGGTTCGCACTCGAAGGTGAGGCGGGGGAGCGGTTCGACACTCCGTTCGGCACCGCGATCGTCAGCCACACCTGCGCCAACGACGGTGTGGTGGAAGGCGTCAAACTACTTGACGGTAAAGCGTTTTCGGTGCAGTACCACCCCGAGGCCGCGGCCGGTCCGCACGACGCCAACTACTTGTTCGACCAATTCGTCGACCTGATGGCAGGAGAGAATCAGTGA